In the Chroococcidiopsis sp. SAG 2025 genome, one interval contains:
- a CDS encoding GNAT family N-acetyltransferase: MAKFHDGNWSLVTGHLSFVLTLPCSPTPVRAGLETRPYRLPTEQLYFLSITIASNIYWTSEKSFSTVRVSKQWIHQMCDINIQIRLATVEDLEQVFSFIRQKAAFDGYLDELQATPEQLEKTLFGRSPLARVLLAEVDNCAIAFALFFYTYSSFLGKPSIWLDDLFVQPHMRGQRVGTALLNYLSTLASENDCGRIEWTVNVNNDRGIEFYQKQGAQILDRIRLCRLSY, from the coding sequence GTGGCGAAGTTCCATGATGGTAATTGGTCATTGGTCACTGGTCATTTGTCATTTGTTCTTACTCTCCCTTGTTCCCCGACTCCCGTACGGGCGGGTTTGGAAACCCGCCCCTACCGACTCCCGACCGAACAATTATATTTTTTGAGTATAACTATTGCATCAAATATATATTGGACATCTGAGAAAAGCTTTTCTACAGTACGGGTAAGTAAGCAATGGATACATCAAATGTGCGATATAAATATTCAAATTCGATTGGCAACGGTTGAGGATTTAGAGCAAGTATTTTCGTTTATCCGTCAAAAAGCAGCATTTGATGGATATCTAGACGAACTGCAAGCAACTCCCGAGCAGTTAGAGAAAACATTATTTGGGCGATCGCCCCTAGCGAGAGTATTATTGGCAGAAGTCGATAACTGCGCGATCGCATTTGCCTTATTTTTCTACACCTACTCCAGTTTTCTCGGTAAACCGAGTATCTGGCTCGACGATTTATTTGTACAGCCACATATGCGCGGACAAAGAGTCGGAACCGCATTACTCAACTACTTATCAACCCTCGCCAGCGAGAACGATTGCGGACGCATAGAATGGACAGTGAACGTCAACAACGATCGCGGCATCGAATTTTACCAAAAACAAGGCGCGCAAATTCTCGATCGCATCCGGCTGTGTCGTCTCAGTTATTAG
- a CDS encoding LL-diaminopimelate aminotransferase, whose protein sequence is MAKINDNYLKLKAGYLFPEIARRVNAFAEANSNAKIIRLGIGDVTEPLPEACRTAMIQAVEEMGDRATFKGYGPEQGYAWLREKIASHDFQSRGCDIDASEIFISDGSKCDTGNILDIFGKDNRIAVTDPVYPVYVDTNVMAGHTGEANEKGEYGGLVYLPVTAENNFTAEIPTQKVDLIYLCFPNNPTGATATREHLQAWVNYAKAHNSIIFFDAAYEAYITDPDLPHSIYEIEGARDCALEFRSFSKNAGFTGTRCALTVVPKTLKAKAADGSDVELWKLWNRRQSTKFNGVSYIVQRGAEAVYSEAGRGQINALVNFYLENAKIIRTQLMAAGLEVYGGVNAPYVWVKTPHGLSSWDFFDKLLQVCNVVGTPGSGFGAAGEGYFRISAFNSRENVEEAMKRIVEKFKV, encoded by the coding sequence GTGGCAAAGATTAACGATAACTACCTGAAACTCAAAGCAGGCTACCTGTTTCCTGAAATTGCGCGGCGGGTGAATGCATTTGCTGAGGCGAATTCCAATGCAAAAATTATCCGGTTGGGAATTGGCGATGTCACCGAACCATTACCAGAAGCCTGTCGCACGGCGATGATTCAAGCTGTGGAAGAAATGGGCGATCGCGCTACTTTTAAAGGCTACGGTCCCGAACAAGGTTATGCTTGGTTACGGGAAAAGATTGCTAGCCACGATTTTCAATCGCGAGGATGCGATATTGACGCTTCAGAAATTTTTATTTCTGATGGTTCTAAGTGCGATACGGGCAATATTCTCGATATTTTTGGTAAAGATAACAGAATTGCCGTTACCGATCCTGTATATCCCGTGTATGTCGATACGAATGTGATGGCTGGACACACGGGAGAGGCAAATGAAAAAGGCGAGTATGGGGGGTTAGTCTATCTTCCCGTGACGGCAGAAAACAACTTTACTGCCGAAATTCCGACTCAAAAAGTCGATTTGATTTATTTGTGTTTCCCTAACAACCCTACAGGTGCGACAGCAACGCGGGAACATCTCCAAGCGTGGGTAAACTACGCCAAAGCTCACAATTCCATAATTTTCTTCGATGCTGCCTACGAAGCATACATTACAGATCCCGATCTACCCCATTCTATTTATGAAATTGAGGGGGCTAGAGATTGCGCGCTCGAATTTCGTTCTTTTTCTAAAAATGCTGGTTTTACAGGTACGCGCTGCGCCTTAACTGTCGTACCCAAAACCCTCAAGGCAAAAGCTGCTGATGGTTCGGATGTAGAATTGTGGAAATTGTGGAATCGTCGTCAATCCACTAAATTTAATGGTGTATCTTACATCGTGCAGCGTGGTGCTGAGGCAGTTTATTCGGAAGCAGGTAGAGGGCAAATCAACGCTCTTGTCAATTTTTATTTGGAAAATGCCAAAATTATCCGCACTCAACTGATGGCTGCGGGTTTAGAAGTGTATGGCGGCGTGAATGCACCTTATGTTTGGGTAAAAACTCCGCACGGTTTATCCAGTTGGGATTTCTTCGATAAATTACTGCAAGTTTGCAACGTGGTGGGAACGCCTGGTTCTGGATTTGGTGCGGCTGGCGAAGGCTACTTCCGTATCTCTGCATTTAACAGTCGCGAGAATGTAGAAGAGGCAATGAAACGGATTGTCGAGAAGTTTAAAGTGTAG
- a CDS encoding sensor histidine kinase: protein MNPELLAKLRACCRDEAAFEQLQQILSDKIQPLEQEIDRANFQVERQKALSNAIARLQETLDLETIFQATATEVRQLLAADRVGMFRFYADSGWNDGEFVSEDVAADLASAIAQKVHDHCFGEQFAVHYQRGRVQAVADIYNAGLSDCHIQILAQFQVRANLVVPLLQGHNLWGLLCIHQCRAPRQWQETEIEFVHQIADRLGVALQHAELLAELRAEIVERQQAEQRAQELNQELQQAIVELKAVNKELEAFSYSVSHDLRAPLRSIDGFSQALLEDCLDQLDNTGQDYLHRIRSATQRMGQLIDDLLTLSRVTRSEMTRESVALSRLASRICTDLQMAHPDRQVEFEIQSGLVAQGDARLLQILLDNLLNNAWKFTSRQPQAKISFGAIAQENGIPTYFVRDDGVGFDMVYVDKLFRPFQRLHGMNEFFGNGIGLATVQRIVHRHGGRVWAEGALTRGATFYFTLFAEEVEA from the coding sequence ATGAACCCAGAGCTATTGGCAAAATTGCGTGCCTGCTGTCGAGATGAAGCGGCATTTGAGCAGCTGCAACAAATTCTGAGTGACAAAATTCAACCTCTAGAGCAGGAGATCGATCGGGCAAATTTTCAGGTGGAACGACAAAAAGCCTTGTCCAACGCGATCGCCCGACTCCAAGAAACCCTCGATCTCGAAACAATTTTTCAAGCCACTGCTACTGAGGTGCGTCAGCTTTTGGCAGCAGACCGCGTGGGTATGTTTCGCTTCTATGCCGATTCTGGGTGGAATGATGGAGAATTTGTGTCTGAGGATGTCGCTGCCGATCTCGCCTCAGCGATCGCGCAGAAAGTCCACGACCATTGCTTTGGCGAGCAATTTGCCGTCCATTACCAACGGGGACGGGTGCAGGCAGTTGCCGATATCTACAACGCGGGGCTGAGCGACTGCCACATTCAGATCCTCGCCCAATTTCAGGTGCGGGCTAACTTGGTCGTGCCACTCTTGCAAGGTCACAACCTCTGGGGATTGCTCTGCATTCATCAATGTCGCGCCCCGCGTCAGTGGCAGGAAACCGAGATCGAATTTGTCCATCAGATTGCAGATCGCTTAGGGGTGGCTCTCCAGCACGCCGAACTGCTAGCCGAACTGCGGGCAGAAATCGTCGAACGACAGCAAGCCGAACAACGCGCTCAGGAGTTGAATCAGGAATTGCAGCAAGCGATTGTCGAACTGAAGGCGGTGAATAAGGAATTGGAAGCCTTTAGCTATTCAGTCTCCCACGATCTGCGCGCGCCCTTACGCAGCATTGATGGCTTCAGTCAAGCATTGCTGGAAGACTGCCTTGACCAATTAGATAACACCGGACAAGACTATCTGCACCGCATCCGCTCTGCTACCCAGCGGATGGGGCAGTTGATTGACGATCTCCTCACCCTATCGCGAGTCACTCGCAGCGAGATGACCAGGGAATCAGTCGCTCTGAGCCGATTAGCCAGTCGTATCTGCACGGATTTACAGATGGCTCATCCAGATCGGCAGGTAGAGTTTGAGATTCAGTCTGGCTTAGTCGCCCAAGGAGATGCTCGTTTGCTGCAAATCTTGTTAGATAATTTATTGAATAATGCCTGGAAATTTACCTCTAGGCAGCCGCAGGCAAAGATTTCATTTGGGGCGATCGCACAGGAAAATGGGATTCCTACTTACTTTGTGCGGGATGATGGCGTAGGCTTTGACATGGTTTATGTTGACAAGTTATTTAGACCGTTCCAGCGATTGCATGGTATGAACGAATTTTTCGGTAATGGGATTGGACTTGCTACGGTGCAGCGAATCGTGCATCGGCATGGGGGACGGGTGTGGGCAGAAGGGGCATTGACACGGGGAGCAACGTTTTATTTCACGCTCTTCGCAGAGGAGGTCGAGGCATGA
- a CDS encoding response regulator: protein MNLHLHILVVEDSEDDMLLMLRELRRGGYSVDYERVETAAQMQAALDRQSWDIVIADYTLPAFSAPDALKLLQSQQRDLPFIIVSGTIGEETAVAAMKAGAHDYITKGNLPRLMPAVERELREAKERQKRHNAEQALRESEERFRQLAENIAESVFWICNPRIPQTLYVSPAYERIWGQSCESVYADFMKWLEAIHPEDRQRIQTTFFEQALAGNYDEEYQIIRPDGSIRWIRDRGFPIQDDLGIPYRVVGIAEDITARKLAEAALRRAQRLESLGTLASGIAHDFNNILTPILATAQLLSLKLPLDEQDRHLLQLIEDSAKRGANLVKQILVFARGVEGKRVPLQVRHILSEVMQVARQTFPKTIEIHADFPTANLWTVAADATQLHQVFINLCVNARDAMPNGGILSLAAENKLVDEACTRMNPEASPGSYVAIAISDTGTGIPSELLERIFDPFFTTKEVGKGTGLGLSTALGIVKNHGGFVKVYSEVGRGSQFKVYLPAIEDAETQPAAELALLTGNNELILIVEDELSIQQVTQTSLEEYNYRTLIANDGIEAIAFYAARKYEIDLVLMDVMMPLMDGLTATRTLQKLNPKIKAIVTSGLASNNLMAEITEIGVKAFLPKPYTTKELLDAIHKVLQLDR, encoded by the coding sequence ATGAACCTTCACCTACACATTCTGGTTGTCGAGGACTCGGAAGACGATATGCTGCTAATGCTGCGGGAACTGCGGCGAGGCGGCTATAGTGTGGATTACGAGCGGGTAGAGACGGCTGCCCAGATGCAAGCGGCGCTCGATCGCCAGTCGTGGGATATTGTCATTGCCGATTACACTCTACCTGCGTTTAGCGCCCCAGATGCTCTAAAACTATTGCAAAGCCAGCAGCGAGATTTACCGTTTATCATTGTCTCCGGTACGATTGGCGAGGAGACTGCTGTTGCTGCTATGAAAGCGGGAGCGCACGACTACATCACCAAGGGCAACTTACCTCGGTTAATGCCTGCGGTAGAGCGGGAACTGCGCGAGGCAAAGGAACGACAAAAACGGCACAACGCAGAACAGGCATTACGAGAAAGCGAAGAACGGTTTCGTCAATTGGCAGAAAATATTGCCGAAAGCGTATTTTGGATCTGTAACCCTAGAATACCTCAGACTCTTTACGTCAGCCCTGCTTACGAACGCATCTGGGGGCAATCCTGCGAGAGTGTGTATGCCGACTTTATGAAATGGTTAGAGGCGATCCATCCTGAAGATCGGCAACGCATTCAAACTACCTTTTTCGAGCAGGCTCTAGCAGGTAACTATGATGAAGAATATCAAATCATCCGTCCCGATGGCTCGATCCGATGGATTCGCGATCGCGGTTTTCCAATTCAAGACGATCTTGGGATACCTTACCGAGTCGTAGGCATTGCCGAAGATATCACGGCTCGCAAGCTGGCAGAAGCCGCCCTGCGCCGCGCCCAACGTTTGGAAAGTCTGGGGACGCTAGCTAGTGGTATTGCCCACGACTTCAATAATATTCTCACTCCGATTCTGGCAACCGCTCAATTGCTGTCTTTGAAGCTTCCCCTCGACGAGCAGGATCGACACCTACTCCAGCTGATCGAAGACAGTGCAAAACGCGGGGCAAATTTAGTCAAGCAAATCTTAGTCTTTGCCCGTGGCGTGGAAGGCAAGCGAGTCCCGCTGCAAGTTCGGCATATATTGTCAGAAGTCATGCAAGTTGCCCGCCAAACCTTCCCCAAAACCATTGAAATCCATGCAGACTTTCCCACTGCTAATCTTTGGACAGTTGCTGCCGATGCCACTCAACTGCATCAGGTATTCATAAACCTCTGCGTCAATGCCCGCGACGCTATGCCCAACGGCGGGATTCTCAGCCTTGCAGCTGAAAATAAACTCGTTGATGAAGCCTGCACTCGGATGAATCCAGAAGCTAGCCCAGGTTCTTACGTGGCGATCGCGATTTCGGATACAGGAACGGGAATTCCATCTGAACTGTTAGAGAGAATTTTTGACCCCTTTTTCACGACTAAAGAAGTAGGCAAAGGGACAGGACTGGGTTTATCCACTGCGTTAGGCATTGTGAAAAACCACGGTGGTTTTGTCAAGGTGTACAGCGAGGTGGGAAGAGGGTCGCAATTTAAAGTATACTTACCTGCGATCGAAGATGCAGAAACTCAGCCAGCAGCAGAACTCGCACTTTTGACTGGCAACAACGAGTTAATTCTGATTGTGGAAGACGAACTATCGATCCAACAGGTGACTCAAACTTCGTTGGAAGAGTACAATTACAGGACTCTAATTGCCAATGATGGGATTGAGGCGATCGCTTTCTATGCCGCTCGTAAGTATGAGATCGATCTCGTGCTGATGGATGTGATGATGCCGTTGATGGATGGGTTAACCGCAACTCGCACCCTGCAAAAACTCAATCCTAAAATCAAGGCGATCGTTACGAGTGGTTTAGCATCGAATAACCTGATGGCTGAAATAACCGAAATCGGTGTCAAAGCATTTTTACCCAAGCCCTACACTACGAAAGAATTATTGGACGCAATACACAAAGTTTTGCAGCTTGATAGGTAG
- a CDS encoding bifunctional acetate--CoA ligase family protein/GNAT family N-acetyltransferase, translating into MSQQYTQPTIAERAHDIFRSEQSSNPLNSIFAPQNVAVIGASEKQGSVGRTLLWNLISNPFGGTVFPINPKRPSVLGIKAYPTIQDVPAPVDLAVIAIPAPAVPEAIAECVAVGVKGAIIISAGFKEAGVAGIELERQVLEQARRGNLRIVGPNCLGVMSPHTGLNATFASAIARPGNVGFISQSGALCTAILDWSKQENVGFSAFVSIGSMLDVNWGDLIYYLGDDPHTKSIVIYMESIGNARSFLSAAREVALTKPIIVLKAGRTEAAAKAAASHTGALAGSDVVLDAAFRRSGVLQVNRISDLFDMAEVLAKQPRPKGRRLTILTNAGGPGVLTTDALIAMGGELSELTEETRTELNRFLPIHWSHSNPIDILGDAEPQRYTQALEVAAKDPNSDGLLVILTPQAMTDPTKTAEALKSYVETLHVTSLQGKPILASWMGGADVIDGEKILNNAGIPTYQYPDTAARVFSLMCRYSYNLRGIYETPALPVNLADSNSCSLVTQIIDTARQQGRTILTEVESKQVLAAYGIPVVPTYIARSEAEAVEYSDRIGYPVVLKLFSETITHKTDVGGVQLNLPDADAVRSAYHKIKTSVNQYVQNNPDSGMGAQPCVSTTPDSRTGRLTNPPLPTPDSPFLGVTVQPMLKLDGYELIIGSSLDPQFGSTLLFGLGGQLVEVFKDRAIALPPLNTTLARRMMEQTQIYKALQGVRGRKSIDLEALEQLLVLFSQLVVEQRWIKEIDINPLLARPDSLLALDARIVLHSPETPEDRLPKLAIRPYPQQYVSQWTMRDGTIVTIRPIRPEDEPLMVQFHQTLSEESVYFRYFHLIKLSQRIAHERLTRICFIDYDREMALVAEYHHPQTATREILAVGRLSKLHGSNEAEFAMLVGDRHQRQGLGTELLSRLLQVGRDEKLDRITAEILAENRAMQKVCEKLGFHLHRAADVVKVEFEL; encoded by the coding sequence GTGAGTCAACAATATACCCAGCCAACGATCGCCGAACGCGCTCATGATATTTTCCGCTCCGAGCAGTCGAGCAATCCCCTCAACTCAATTTTTGCCCCTCAGAACGTCGCTGTAATTGGAGCTAGCGAAAAACAAGGTAGCGTCGGGCGTACCCTGCTATGGAATCTCATCAGCAATCCTTTTGGGGGAACTGTATTTCCCATCAATCCCAAACGTCCTAGCGTGTTGGGAATTAAAGCTTATCCCACCATTCAAGATGTCCCCGCGCCAGTCGATCTCGCAGTCATAGCCATCCCCGCACCCGCCGTACCAGAAGCGATCGCAGAATGTGTTGCAGTAGGAGTTAAAGGTGCGATTATTATTTCGGCTGGATTTAAAGAAGCTGGAGTGGCTGGGATCGAGTTAGAACGGCAAGTGCTGGAACAAGCACGTCGAGGCAATCTGCGAATTGTCGGACCTAACTGCCTGGGAGTAATGAGTCCGCATACAGGGTTAAATGCTACGTTTGCTAGCGCGATCGCCCGACCTGGTAATGTTGGTTTCATCAGCCAAAGTGGAGCGCTCTGCACGGCGATCCTCGATTGGAGCAAGCAAGAAAATGTCGGCTTCAGTGCCTTTGTCTCCATCGGTTCCATGCTCGATGTTAATTGGGGCGATTTAATTTACTATCTCGGTGACGATCCTCATACCAAAAGCATCGTCATTTACATGGAGTCTATTGGTAATGCGCGATCGTTCCTTTCGGCAGCTAGGGAAGTCGCACTCACCAAACCAATTATCGTCCTCAAAGCAGGTCGAACAGAAGCAGCAGCAAAAGCAGCGGCTTCCCACACGGGGGCGCTAGCTGGTAGCGATGTGGTATTAGATGCAGCTTTCCGGCGTTCCGGCGTGTTGCAAGTCAACCGGATCTCTGACTTATTTGATATGGCGGAGGTTTTAGCAAAACAACCCCGTCCCAAAGGTCGGCGCTTAACCATTCTTACCAATGCTGGTGGACCTGGGGTACTGACTACCGATGCCTTAATTGCTATGGGAGGCGAACTGTCAGAATTAACTGAGGAGACTCGCACCGAATTGAATCGATTCCTGCCTATCCACTGGAGCCACAGCAACCCAATTGACATTCTCGGAGATGCCGAACCCCAGCGTTACACTCAAGCCTTAGAGGTCGCAGCAAAAGACCCGAATAGTGATGGTTTGTTGGTAATTTTGACCCCGCAAGCCATGACTGACCCTACCAAGACGGCAGAAGCATTAAAATCTTATGTAGAGACGTTACATGTAACGTCTCTACAGGGTAAACCCATTCTGGCGAGTTGGATGGGTGGTGCAGATGTCATCGACGGGGAAAAGATCCTCAATAATGCTGGTATCCCCACTTATCAATATCCAGATACAGCCGCTCGCGTATTCAGCCTGATGTGCCGTTATAGCTACAATTTGCGCGGTATCTACGAAACTCCTGCTCTACCAGTAAATTTAGCAGATAGCAACAGCTGTTCCCTGGTGACACAAATTATTGATACAGCACGACAGCAAGGACGCACGATCTTGACGGAGGTTGAATCTAAGCAAGTGCTAGCTGCTTATGGTATTCCCGTCGTTCCGACTTACATTGCCAGAAGTGAAGCAGAAGCAGTTGAATATAGCGATCGCATTGGATATCCTGTCGTCCTGAAACTTTTTTCCGAAACCATTACCCACAAAACTGATGTCGGCGGCGTGCAGTTAAATTTACCCGATGCCGATGCCGTGCGTTCTGCTTACCACAAAATCAAAACATCTGTCAACCAATACGTCCAAAATAATCCTGATTCCGGTATGGGCGCACAGCCGTGCGTCTCTACAACACCCGACTCTCGTACGGGCAGGTTGACAAACCCGCCCCTACCGACTCCTGACTCCCCATTCTTAGGCGTTACCGTTCAACCAATGCTGAAATTGGATGGTTACGAATTGATTATTGGCAGCAGTCTCGATCCACAATTCGGTTCTACACTGCTATTTGGCTTAGGGGGACAGTTAGTGGAGGTATTTAAAGATCGGGCGATCGCCCTACCTCCCTTAAATACCACTCTGGCACGCCGAATGATGGAACAAACCCAAATTTACAAAGCATTGCAAGGAGTCAGAGGTAGAAAAAGCATCGATCTAGAAGCACTAGAACAACTTTTAGTACTATTCAGTCAACTCGTAGTCGAACAGCGGTGGATTAAGGAGATTGATATCAATCCGTTGCTGGCTCGTCCTGACTCGCTCCTCGCTTTAGATGCGCGGATCGTTTTGCACTCACCGGAAACACCAGAAGATCGGTTGCCGAAACTGGCGATTCGTCCTTATCCCCAGCAGTACGTGAGTCAATGGACGATGAGAGATGGCACGATTGTGACCATTCGCCCAATTCGTCCCGAAGACGAACCTTTAATGGTGCAGTTTCATCAAACTCTATCAGAGGAAAGTGTCTATTTTCGTTATTTTCATTTGATTAAGTTGAGTCAGCGGATCGCACACGAAAGACTAACGCGGATATGCTTTATCGATTACGATCGCGAAATGGCATTAGTTGCAGAGTACCATCATCCACAGACAGCAACACGGGAAATATTGGCAGTCGGTCGTCTGAGTAAACTACACGGTTCCAACGAGGCAGAGTTTGCTATGTTAGTGGGCGATCGCCATCAACGACAAGGGTTAGGTACGGAATTATTGAGTCGTCTATTACAAGTCGGACGTGACGAAAAACTCGATCGCATTACTGCCGAAATTCTCGCCGAAAATCGAGCCATGCAAAAAGTCTGCGAAAAACTCGGTTTCCACCTGCATCGGGCTGCGGATGTCGTCAAAGTAGAATTTGAGTTGTAA
- a CDS encoding LysR substrate-binding domain-containing protein yields MELRHLRYFIAVAEELNFSRAAERLHIAQPPLSQQIRDLEAEIGVRLFDRTKRRVELTVAGRVFLEKVRQSLGQIEQAVEAAQRASRGEIGRLSLGFNSSATYSVLPTLLKAFRERCPEVVLDLHELTTPQQILQLQQQQIDAGILYLPIDLEEIELEIVSVLKEGMAIAIPENHSLATSTQISIRALSQELFILPPARLGSGLYNQIRQFFQQTEFSPIAVQEAIQLQTSISLVAGGVGVALVPTSLQNLQRAGVIYRSLIEPTPEIEIAVAWRKDKRSPILQNFIESIYEHFSVEMLHV; encoded by the coding sequence ATGGAACTTCGCCACCTTCGCTATTTCATCGCTGTCGCGGAGGAATTAAATTTCAGTCGCGCCGCCGAACGCCTCCACATTGCTCAACCACCGCTAAGTCAGCAAATTCGCGATTTAGAAGCTGAAATTGGAGTCAGATTGTTCGATCGCACTAAACGACGTGTAGAATTGACTGTTGCGGGTCGAGTATTTTTAGAAAAAGTACGACAATCGCTTGGACAAATCGAGCAAGCTGTGGAAGCAGCACAAAGAGCGAGTCGCGGCGAAATTGGACGTTTGAGCTTGGGGTTTAATAGTTCGGCGACATATAGCGTTTTACCCACCTTATTAAAAGCCTTTCGAGAACGATGTCCAGAGGTGGTATTGGATTTACATGAATTGACAACGCCGCAACAGATCTTGCAGTTACAACAACAGCAAATTGATGCGGGTATTCTTTACTTACCAATCGATTTAGAAGAAATAGAGTTAGAAATAGTTTCTGTGTTAAAAGAAGGCATGGCGATCGCAATTCCAGAAAATCATTCTCTCGCTACATCCACTCAAATATCAATCCGAGCCTTGAGTCAAGAATTATTCATCCTGCCACCTGCTCGTTTAGGTAGTGGACTTTACAATCAAATTAGGCAATTTTTTCAACAGACGGAGTTTAGTCCAATAGCAGTGCAAGAAGCAATACAACTACAAACTAGCATTAGTTTAGTAGCAGGTGGTGTAGGAGTGGCGCTAGTACCGACTTCTCTACAAAATTTACAGCGAGCCGGGGTAATATATCGATCGCTTATAGAACCAACCCCTGAAATTGAAATTGCTGTAGCATGGCGAAAGGACAAGCGATCGCCTATTTTGCAGAACTTTATTGAATCCATATACGAACATTTTTCTGTAGAGATGTTACATGTGTAG
- a CDS encoding response regulator: MNGNGDRKVILLVEDNPDDEALAIRALKRHHIGNDIVVAHDGVEALDYLFGTGMYAERDVNSKPTVVLLDLKLPRVDGLEVLRRLREDERTKLLPVVVLTTSSEERDLLDSYSLGCNSYIRKPVDFLQFSEAIRQLGMYWLLMNEPPPL; this comes from the coding sequence ATGAATGGGAATGGCGATCGCAAAGTCATTCTTCTCGTAGAAGATAATCCCGACGATGAAGCATTGGCAATCCGCGCCCTCAAACGCCATCACATCGGTAATGATATTGTCGTCGCCCATGATGGAGTCGAAGCCCTAGATTACCTATTTGGCACGGGCATGTATGCAGAACGAGATGTCAACAGCAAACCGACAGTAGTTTTGTTGGATCTCAAGCTGCCCCGCGTCGATGGGCTTGAAGTTTTACGCCGTTTGCGGGAAGATGAACGCACTAAACTATTGCCCGTGGTCGTCTTGACGACTTCCAGCGAAGAGCGAGATTTGCTCGATAGTTACAGCTTGGGGTGCAACAGTTATATTCGCAAACCCGTGGATTTTCTTCAGTTTTCGGAGGCAATTCGGCAATTAGGAATGTATTGGCTATTGATGAACGAACCACCACCGCTTTAG
- a CDS encoding Uma2 family endonuclease: MTTTSSVVKPVSQMQIAPGSVVTIPNVSWQEFELILHELGEHRAARIAYSQNNLEIMVPLPEHERPKDIISDIIKILLKRMGKRYEPFGSTTFKQESVAGVEPDACFYIQNYQRMVGRRRLEPGDPPPDLAIEIDVTSKTTLDAYKDIGFPEIWVYDSGRLRIYLLSNGEYIESNASPSFPQLPLNQIISTTVERAWQVGSVQALEEFEEAIATYQINS; this comes from the coding sequence ATGACTACCACAAGTTCTGTCGTCAAACCTGTTAGCCAAATGCAGATAGCTCCTGGTAGTGTAGTGACTATTCCCAACGTTAGTTGGCAAGAATTTGAGTTAATCTTGCACGAATTAGGCGAACATCGAGCCGCAAGAATAGCCTACAGTCAGAATAATTTAGAAATAATGGTTCCCTTACCCGAACACGAACGACCAAAAGATATAATTTCAGATATTATTAAAATCTTGTTGAAAAGAATGGGTAAAAGATACGAACCTTTTGGTTCAACTACTTTTAAACAAGAGAGTGTAGCAGGAGTTGAACCAGATGCCTGTTTCTATATTCAAAACTATCAACGTATGGTTGGTCGTCGCAGATTAGAACCTGGCGATCCTCCCCCAGATTTGGCAATAGAAATAGATGTAACTTCTAAAACAACGTTAGATGCCTATAAAGATATTGGCTTTCCCGAAATTTGGGTTTATGACAGTGGTAGATTAAGAATTTATCTCCTTAGCAATGGTGAATATATCGAGTCTAATGCTAGCCCGAGTTTTCCTCAACTACCTTTAAATCAAATTATTTCTACTACAGTAGAACGTGCTTGGCAGGTAGGAAGCGTACAAGCTTTAGAAGAATTTGAAGAAGCGATCGCCACCTATCAAATTAACAGCTAG